ACGAGTGATCTTTCTACAAATGAAAAGATAATTGCGACTCAAATGGCCAATTATatcagcagcagcagtagaCACTTGATCTCTTTGACGTCAACTACTCCGAAACGAACGGGCACTTTAGTTACTATGGCAACCACGACCCAAGAAGAGACACAAGCGATGTTGTCGTCGTCGGCGATGACCACGCCCAAGTCATCTATTGGTAAGGAGAACACCTATGGATCTCCTTTGACAGTCATGTctctaaaaaacaccaagGTAGAGACTATTGTTACAAGTGCTACACAAACATCCAGCCTTTCTTCTGAAAAAGAGAAGGCTGTTTTACAGCATACAACCTCTGTTGTTCCAAGGCTTTCCAAAACGCATGCTTCATATTCTCTGGTTATTGGCCCTGAACAGAGGGAAACCGTCGAAGTGGTTGCTCAATTTGGAAGAGCAAGAAATGTTTCAGTTACTTTAAGTGAaatcaaaacatcaacaaTTACCAGAGAAATTCCTATATCAAGTTCTACAAGCTCACAGGTATCCAAGCAAAATTTGGGTTCCACCGCTGAAAAAACAGAGGACAAAGAAGCTTCAATTATCACTGAATTAAAATCTCACAAGGTTCAGCCCAGTCTCTCCACTGTATTCGACAATGATCTCTCTTCGAAACAAGGGAAAGATAATGAAAAAGAGAAGGCTATTTTACAGCATACAGCCTCTGTTGTTCCAAGGCTTTCCAAAACGCATGCTTCATATTCTCTGGttattggccctgaaaagagGGAAACCGTCGAGGTGGTTGCTCAATTTGGAAGAGCAAGAAATGTTTCAGTTACTTTAAGTGAaatcaaaacatcaacaaTTACCAGAGAAATTCCTATATCAAGTTATTCAAGATCACAGGTATCCAAGCAAAACTTGGGTTCCACCGCTGAAAAAACAGAGGACAAAGAAGCTTCAATTATCACTGAATTAAAATCTCACAAGGTTCAGCCCAGTCTCTCCACTGTATTCTACAATGATCTCTCTTCGAAACAAGGGCAAGATAATTCAACGCCAACATCTGACTCAAAGTCTGCAGTCTTTGTTTCGAGTGCCTCACTTAAAAGCACTGGATCATATCAAAGTCGAACTTCCGTTGTGAAAAGTACAAGAATTGATGGAACAACGTCACTGGCTCATCCTGTTCACGTGATTTCCAAGAGTGAGCACGTGACAACGATTTTAACAAATCCTCCGATTCTTCTTAGTCACGTGACTTCATCAAGTGAACAAGTGTCTCCCTCCAGAAAGCCTGAGCGAGTGATACCAAGTAAGGCGAGTGAAAAGGCAAGTGAAATCGTCTCTTCTGAGGCTCCCACAGCACCAGCTCCTACATCTGCAACAAATGAACTCCATGGGAACGACATATCTGTGGTCAATAGAACCTCGACTTCTCCTAAGGGTGAGATAAACATGTCTTTGTTCCTTGAtcttttttccatttgttttgttaaataaGACAaagtgtgttttttttgtcaagccaGAGTATAATCTTTAGAAggattgttgttgttaacgCCTCGTACACTCCAAGTCCTTTCATTCGAATGACCACTTCCGGTCAAGCTTATAACTTTTTCTCTGATTAATTTTCTCAACGtcaaaatatttaataaaaaacTGCTATGGATGGATGAAGGGACGTCCCCTTGCCCTCTTGACAACCTCTTCCCAATCACGATCAACGTTATTTTCTGACAATATATCTTACAACTTACCTTTTACATTTCGAACAATTTCGTGATTGCTTTTAAATGCTggctggtaaaaaaaaaaattccgaTTCACACTACGAATACGAGTCTCACATTGCAAGTAGTTTTGATAGCCACACGTTATTTATCTTACCTCTATCTTGCGTCTTTCGTTCTATCCAGGCAAAATCATGCAATACCTAGAAATAcgaataaataaaagaatcgTTGTATTCTCTTCTCAGGAATTACGGTTGTATGTACCCACTACGCTATGGACATCGCCATTTCTCGGATTCAACACCCTTTTCTAGTTATCAACTCGTTGCACCTTTTGAAACCTGAATGCAAGATTTTGACCGCTAATGATACGCATGCTCTGTTGAGGGCTCCACTGGAAGGTTGTGGCACCGAGCGGAAGACTTCTAACGACTACATGGTTTACATGAACACTGTCATGGGAGACACGCAGTCCTCTACTGCCAATCCTCTTATTACCAGAGAGGGGAGGATGGAATTCCAGTTCCAATGTTCATACAAAAGAATCCATATTCTATCCATTGTTTCGTTTTCGCCACGAAAGAAGGTCATCCTCACCTCTGATAGTAAGTAAACATGGAAACACATACGTCAAATATATTGATTTGGTTTCTTCGTCGAATGGTGAGTTCTTTTAATAAAGAGTCTggatcaaagtttattttcttaatgataaaaacacaaaagtgCTTGGTCCAACATTTAAATCGTAATCCCTTCCCGATTCTCTGAAGGGAAAACTGCATTTGTCAGTATAAAATACAAAcgaaaacagacaaacaaagtACTCCAAAGCAAACAGGCAAAGTGTTCAGTCAAAAATGCcatcaattttaaatttctgatCAACCAATAATCGTTACTTCACTCTAAGGAACTGTTAATCAGGAAATATAGAATTTATGCACGTGTCAAGGCCTTTTAAGTACTTTCATGCAAGTCGcaatttcctttctctttgccaGGTTAAAGATTTCTTTAGATCTTCTCAAAGAAATTAATACAATGAAAGAGAAATCAAATGAACTTAACTGTGTTCCCACTCTCTTGGAATTACCCACCAGAACCGGCCACGTCAACGTCAAGCAataattagggagtttaagaagctacacCGGCTACAGCATAGAAAACGCCTcattaaaaaagaactttgcgccattttaagtgttttgtgattattccaagttgggcactttgtacaaaataggttacgtgcactttcgcttgcttggcacaaatggttttcatgtatatccaaagaatgaaagatttactttcTGCGGGCTCAGGTTTTCGTCAGAacgtcaaaaatgaaaaattcacgtcgtcgtttgccagaccaaaaacaaattgcaccaataagcgtgccgcacgtgcagcacgatcatTGTGctcattcgaccaatcaaatcattgatttatgGCGTTATCATttccgttgccgtcgtccttgcttaagttCGCCATTGTTAATGATATTCTTGTTCTATTAGGGGGCATGGGCAATTTCACCTTTGAAATGGACATGTATGAAGACCCCAAGTACAACGTCGCCATTAACCAATACCCTGTCAATGTCATTCCTGGGCAAATGATGTATTTCCGAGTCGATGTCAATTCTGGTGACACGAAACTTCTGGCTTTTCTTGAGGAGTGCTGGGTCACACCAACAGCCAACCCACGTGACCAGACGAGATACGTAATCATTGAACGTGGGTAGGTATACTTAGCTCTCCTATCGTTCTCTATGCCAGTTGATTCATCGTTTCCGTTATATTACAATACGGGAAACGAAAGGCCATGCCAGGTCATGCCATCCTAACAGCGCCAAACAGATGACCATGGCTGCCATTATGGGTAATATGGTTTTGAGCATGCGTGAGGTTTAATGCCATACCACAGGGCTGGCATAAGCTTGTTTTCACCCTGTTTTTAGCCATTTTGTGATAAAGTGATAAAGACTGGAATTTGAGTCGGTTGAGTTTCTACTTTAGGATTCGCTCTCCTCTGCTCAAAAACAGCACTTAATTTCATTAAACTAATTTAGTGAGTTATTACTAGAAAGTAACCACTAAGGTCCACTTGCTGCACTTGGCTGGAGCTTATCCCTATTCCTGTAGCACAAAGTAAGTGAGAATAGTACCACTCTACTCTGGACGGGATGTTTGTCCAACGCAGGGTTACCCTCAGGAGTAAGACGTCGTTACCCTTTTATACACGTGGATGAAGAGAGATGATGACTAATAAAGTTTCTTTTCCTGTTCAATATACAAGGGCGCGGCTGAGTCTCGAACCACTCACCTTCAGATCCGTGGACacttcttattttcttttgtcatcaTCGTGCTCACCGTTAATTTTCTGGAAGCTCCACTCTCCTTTTGCACTGTGGGGGAGACAGCCAATCACTCTCGAGGATAAGAATGAGTGACACATATCCATCCAATCAATTGTCACTTGCgtattattaattttcaacaGCTGCCCCCGGGACTCGAAGCTACAATATACCTATCAAAAGTCGGCTACACAGAAATTCTCTTTCCAATCTTTCAAATTCCGTCATGTACCTTCACCGCGTCTCTACGTGCACTGTGATGTGGTGACTTGCAGAAGCTCTGATGCAGGGTCTGTTTGCGATAT
This sequence is a window from Acropora palmata chromosome 9, jaAcrPala1.3, whole genome shotgun sequence. Protein-coding genes within it:
- the LOC141891945 gene encoding uncharacterized protein LOC141891945 isoform X1, whose product is MKLALFLMLFSVIAVWTSLVVEAGAAIPVCSPSNNNIDISVDGPGVITTPSFPDGYKSASCIWKFQAPVISVVAITIEVLQLQKWEDHLVIRDGADQSAPLIGKYGPCAKGSLTLFSSTNAAFLQANFPDFSTSNDLRIAYKPLNSGDVSCLNDDNKLPNFCSADTRLEKAYGVISSPLFPNNYGENENCIWVITPPAGYRLQLTFHWFGVEAHRYSKRKGLCYDDYVQISEKANGPPKQLPRLCGCKSLFTHMSSYEKMWVSFNSYQKANWPGFYATYRTISPEECPADDTNCSIAAMSGVSFNAQGKVCSVIAKTTSSSPVAKTAMVSPSQTSLISLPTSSLESSTKMSSQELILTTSSQVESSFKMQKTQPIATRSVHETYETKGQRSSPVAIESSVKTSDLSTNEKIIATQMANYISSSSRHLISLTSTTPKRTGTLVTMATTTQEETQAMLSSSAMTTPKSSIGKENTYGSPLTVMSLKNTKVETIVTSATQTSSLSSEKEKAVLQHTTSVVPRLSKTHASYSLVIGPEQRETVEVVAQFGRARNVSVTLSEIKTSTITREIPISSSTSSQVSKQNLGSTAEKTEDKEASIITELKSHKVQPSLSTVFDNDLSSKQGKDNEKEKAILQHTASVVPRLSKTHASYSLVIGPEKRETVEVVAQFGRARNVSVTLSEIKTSTITREIPISSYSRSQVSKQNLGSTAEKTEDKEASIITELKSHKVQPSLSTVFYNDLSSKQGQDNSTPTSDSKSAVFVSSASLKSTGSYQSRTSVVKSTRIDGTTSLAHPVHVISKSEHVTTILTNPPILLSHVTSSSEQVSPSRKPERVIPSKASEKASEIVSSEAPTAPAPTSATNELHGNDISVVNRTSTSPKGITVVCTHYAMDIAISRIQHPFLVINSLHLLKPECKILTANDTHALLRAPLEGCGTERKTSNDYMVYMNTVMGDTQSSTANPLITREGRMEFQFQCSYKRIHILSIVSFSPRKKVILTSDRGMGNFTFEMDMYEDPKYNVAINQYPVNVIPGQMMYFRVDVNSGDTKLLAFLEECWVTPTANPRDQTRYVIIERGCPRDSKLQYTYQKSATQKFSFQSFKFRHVPSPRLYVHCDVVTCRSSDAGSVCDMGCKENARRRRRESQPYIMEEDVFLSLGPVNFQDRTENTWISIVYVKVLVSTLGVVILLLLIAIVFVFVRRRKRQENDWMLITSKTDNQENQEKETSTKLLEQTTEL
- the LOC141891945 gene encoding uncharacterized protein LOC141891945 isoform X3 → MKLALFLMLFSVIAVWTSLVVEAGAAIPVCSPSNNNIDISVDGPGVITTPSFPDGYKSASCIWKFQAPVISVVAITIEVLQLQKWEDHLVIRDGADQSAPLIGKYGPCAKGSLTLFSSTNAAFLQANFPDFSTSNDLRIAYKPLNSGDVSCLNDDNKLPNFCSADTRLEKAYGVISSPLFPNNYGENENCIWVITPPAGYRLQLTFHWFGVEAHRYSKRKGLCYDDYVQISEKANGPPKQLPRLCGCKSLFTHMSSYEKMWVSFNSYQKANWPGFYATYRTISPEECPADDTNCSIAAMSGVSFNAQGKVCSVIAKTTSSSPVAKTAMVSPSQTSLISLPTSSLESSTKMSSQELILTTSSQVESSFKMQKTQPIATRSVHETYETKGQRSSPVAIESSVKTSDLSTNEKIIATQMANYISSSSRHLISLTSTTPKRTGTLVTMATTTQEETQAMLSSSAMTTPKSSIGKENTYGSPLTVMSLKNTKVETIVTSATQTSSLSSEKEKAVLQHTTSVVPRLSKTHASYSLVIGPEQRETVEVVAQFGRARNVSVTLSEIKTSTITREIPISSSTSSQVSKQNLGSTAEKTEDKEASIITELKSHKVQPSLSTVFDNDLSSKQGKDNEKEKAILQHTASVVPRLSKTHASYSLVIGPEKRETVEVVAQFGRARNVSVTLSEIKTSTITREIPISSYSRSQVSKQNLGSTAEKTEDKEASIITELKSHKVQPSLSTVFYNDLSSKQGQDNSTPTSDSKSAVFVSSASLKSTGSYQSRTSVVKSTRIDGTTSLAHPVHVISKSEHVTTILTNPPILLSHVTSSSEQVSPSRKPERVIPSKASEKASEIVSSEAPTAPAPTSATNELHGNDISVVNRTSTSPKGITVVCTHYAMDIAISRIQHPFLVINSLHLLKPECKILTANDTHALLRAPLEGCGTERKTSNDYMVYMNTVMGDTQSSTANPLITREGRMEFQFQCSYKRIHILSIVSFSPRKKVILTSDRGMGNFTFEMDMYEDPKYNVAINQYPVNVIPGQMMYFRVDVNSGDTKLLAFLEECWVTPTANPRDQTRYVIIERGCPRDSKLQYTYQKSATQKFSFQSFKFRHVPSPRLYVHCDVVTCRSSDAGSVCDMGCKENARRRRRESQPYIMEEDVFLSLGPVNFQDRTAPLQVDERFSWSILHSSTLSRGIDGPAPSSSTKIHVCFLLSCTIELISAAIIVFCLAKRS
- the LOC141891945 gene encoding uncharacterized protein LOC141891945 isoform X2; translation: MDPPYPALRNQVWTSLVVEAGAAIPVCSPSNNNIDISVDGPGVITTPSFPDGYKSASCIWKFQAPVISVVAITIEVLQLQKWEDHLVIRDGADQSAPLIGKYGPCAKGSLTLFSSTNAAFLQANFPDFSTSNDLRIAYKPLNSGDVSCLNDDNKLPNFCSADTRLEKAYGVISSPLFPNNYGENENCIWVITPPAGYRLQLTFHWFGVEAHRYSKRKGLCYDDYVQISEKANGPPKQLPRLCGCKSLFTHMSSYEKMWVSFNSYQKANWPGFYATYRTISPEECPADDTNCSIAAMSGVSFNAQGKVCSVIAKTTSSSPVAKTAMVSPSQTSLISLPTSSLESSTKMSSQELILTTSSQVESSFKMQKTQPIATRSVHETYETKGQRSSPVAIESSVKTSDLSTNEKIIATQMANYISSSSRHLISLTSTTPKRTGTLVTMATTTQEETQAMLSSSAMTTPKSSIGKENTYGSPLTVMSLKNTKVETIVTSATQTSSLSSEKEKAVLQHTTSVVPRLSKTHASYSLVIGPEQRETVEVVAQFGRARNVSVTLSEIKTSTITREIPISSSTSSQVSKQNLGSTAEKTEDKEASIITELKSHKVQPSLSTVFDNDLSSKQGKDNEKEKAILQHTASVVPRLSKTHASYSLVIGPEKRETVEVVAQFGRARNVSVTLSEIKTSTITREIPISSYSRSQVSKQNLGSTAEKTEDKEASIITELKSHKVQPSLSTVFYNDLSSKQGQDNSTPTSDSKSAVFVSSASLKSTGSYQSRTSVVKSTRIDGTTSLAHPVHVISKSEHVTTILTNPPILLSHVTSSSEQVSPSRKPERVIPSKASEKASEIVSSEAPTAPAPTSATNELHGNDISVVNRTSTSPKGITVVCTHYAMDIAISRIQHPFLVINSLHLLKPECKILTANDTHALLRAPLEGCGTERKTSNDYMVYMNTVMGDTQSSTANPLITREGRMEFQFQCSYKRIHILSIVSFSPRKKVILTSDRGMGNFTFEMDMYEDPKYNVAINQYPVNVIPGQMMYFRVDVNSGDTKLLAFLEECWVTPTANPRDQTRYVIIERGCPRDSKLQYTYQKSATQKFSFQSFKFRHVPSPRLYVHCDVVTCRSSDAGSVCDMGCKENARRRRRESQPYIMEEDVFLSLGPVNFQDRTENTWISIVYVKVLVSTLGVVILLLLIAIVFVFVRRRKRQENDWMLITSKTDNQENQEKETSTKLLEQTTEL
- the LOC141891945 gene encoding uncharacterized protein LOC141891945 isoform X4, with product MKLALFLMLFSVIAVWTSLVVEAGAAIPVCSPSNNNIDISVDGPGVITTPSFPDGYKSASCIWKFQAPVISVVAITIEVLQLQKWEDHLVIRDGADQSAPLIGKYGPCAKGSLTLFSSTNAAFLQANFPDFSTSNDLRIAYKPLNSGDVSCLNDDNKLPNFCSADTRLEKAYGVISSPLFPNNYGENENCIWVITPPAGYRLQLTFHWFGVEAHRYSKRKGLCYDDYVQISEKANGPPKQLPRLCGCKSLFTHMSSYEKMWVSFNSYQKANWPGFYATYRTISPEECPADDTNCSIAAMSGVSFNAQGKVCSVIAKTTSSSPVAKTAMVSPSQTSLISLPTSSLESSTKMSSQELILTTSSQVESSFKMQKTQPIATRSVHETYETKGQRSSPVAIESSVKTSDLSTNEKIIATQMANYISSSSRHLISLTSTTPKRTGTLVTMATTTQEETQAMLSSSAMTTPKSSIGKENTYGSPLTVMSLKNTKVETIVTSATQTSSLSSEKEKAVLQHTTSVVPRLSKTHASYSLVIGPEQRETVEVVAQFGRARNVSVTLSEIKTSTITREIPISSSTSSQVSKQNLGSTAEKTEDKEASIITELKSHKVQPSLSTVFDNDLSSKQGKDNEKEKAILQHTASVVPRLSKTHASYSLVIGPEKRETVEVVAQFGRARNVSVTLSEIKTSTITREIPISSYSRSQVSKQNLGSTAEKTEDKEASIITELKSHKVQPSLSTVFYNDLSSKQGQDNSTPTSDSKSAVFVSSASLKSTGSYQSRTSVVKSTRIDGTTSLAHPVHVISKSEHVTTILTNPPILLSHVTSSSEQVSPSRKPERVIPSKASEKASEIVSSEAPTAPAPTSATNELHGNDISVVNRTSTSPKGITVVCTHYAMDIAISRIQHPFLVINSLHLLKPECKILTANDTHALLRAPLEGCGTERKTSNDYMVYMNTVMGDTQSSTANPLITREGRMEFQFQCSYKRIHILSIVSFSPRKKVILTSDRGMGNFTFEMDMYEDPKYNVAINQYPVNVIPGQMMYFRVDVNSGDTKLLAFLEECWVTPTANPRDQTRYVIIERGCPRDSKLQYTYQKSATQKFSFQSFKFRHVPSPRLYVHCDVVTCRSSDAGSVCDMGCKENARRRRRESQPYIMEEDVFLSLGPVNFQDRTAACKWFLSRDVLLNQIF
- the LOC141891945 gene encoding uncharacterized protein LOC141891945 isoform X5, whose amino-acid sequence is MKLALFLMLFSVIAVWTSLVVEAGAAIPVCSPSNNNIDISVDGPGVITTPSFPDGYKSASCIWKFQAPVISVVAITIEVLQLQKWEDHLVIRDGADQSAPLIGKYGPCAKGSLTLFSSTNAAFLQANFPDFSTSNDLRIAYKPLNSGDVSCLNDDNKLPNFCSADTRLEKAYGVISSPLFPNNYGENENCIWVITPPAGYRLQLTFHWFGVEAHRYSKRKGLCYDDYVQISEKANGPPKQLPRLCGCKSLFTHMSSYEKMWVSFNSYQKANWPGFYATYRTISPEECPADDTNCSIAAMSGVSFNAQGKVCSVIAKTTSSSPVAKTAMVSPSQTSLISLPTSSLESSTKMSSQELILTTSSQVESSFKMQKTQPIATRSVHETYETKGQRSSPVAIESSVKTSDLSTNEKIIATQMANYISSSSRHLISLTSTTPKRTGTLVTMATTTQEETQAMLSSSAMTTPKSSIGKENTYGSPLTVMSLKNTKVETIVTSATQTSSLSSEKEKAVLQHTTSVVPRLSKTHASYSLVIGPEQRETVEVVAQFGRARNVSVTLSEIKTSTITREIPISSSTSSQVSKQNLGSTAEKTEDKEASIITELKSHKVQPSLSTVFDNDLSSKQGKDNEKEKAILQHTASVVPRLSKTHASYSLVIGPEKRETVEVVAQFGRARNVSVTLSEIKTSTITREIPISSYSRSQVSKQNLGSTAEKTEDKEASIITELKSHKVQPSLSTVFYNDLSSKQGQDNSTPTSDSKSAVFVSSASLKSTGSYQSRTSVVKSTRIDGTTSLAHPVHVISKSEHVTTILTNPPILLSHVTSSSEQVSPSRKPERVIPSKASEKASEIVSSEAPTAPAPTSATNELHGNDISVVNRTSTSPKGITVVCTHYAMDIAISRIQHPFLVINSLHLLKPECKILTANDTHALLRAPLEGCGTERKTSNDYMVYMNTVMGDTQSSTANPLITREGRMEFQFQCSYKRIHILSIVSFSPRKKVILTSDRGMGNFTFEMDMYEDPKYNVAINQYPVNVIPGQMMYFRVDVNSGDTKLLAFLEECWVTPTANPRDQTRYVIIERGCPRDSKLQYTYQKSATQKFSFQSFKFRHVPSPRLYVHCDVVTCRSSDAGSVCDMGCKENARRRRRESQPYIMEEDVFLSLGPVNFQDRTACKWFLSRDVLLNQIF